One window of the Haloarcula halobia genome contains the following:
- a CDS encoding APC family permease produces the protein MIGMGAMIGAGIFVLTGLAAEIAGPAAILVFALNGVVTAFTGLSYAELAASIPKSGGGYAFVREVFADLPSYLMGWMLWFAYMIAGALYALGFAPNFLELLHVYGLVPAPEEVGAVALPVVDLALPAPFLLAFAAVLGLVSLNAVSTAASGSLETAFTIIKVSILVVFVAFGATAPMFSTAEFQPLFPADGGALAILPAMGLTFIAFEGYDLITTVTEEVENPRENIPKAIFVSLAVTVVVYLAVVTVAVGTLGAQGLAEAGEAGIAQAATSFMPTGLPIIQNGGAIIVFGAVFSTLTALNAVVIASSRVAFSMGREGQLLPSFGQIHHRYGTPFVAIVASAAVMLGSVVLPTQSAGNMSSLFFLLSFIVVNGSVIKLRRERPDMNRPYEMPFYPAPPVIGIVLNLVLTVVLIDFLVRTDPLALALSGAWIGLGVVTYVALNRLRTDPGAAEGTAAGKEQVPLEDD, from the coding sequence ATGATCGGCATGGGCGCGATGATCGGCGCCGGCATCTTCGTTCTCACGGGCCTGGCCGCCGAGATAGCCGGGCCCGCGGCGATTCTCGTGTTCGCACTCAACGGCGTCGTCACGGCCTTCACCGGTCTGTCCTATGCCGAGCTCGCCGCTTCGATTCCCAAGAGCGGCGGCGGGTACGCCTTCGTCCGCGAGGTGTTCGCCGACCTCCCGTCGTACCTGATGGGCTGGATGCTCTGGTTCGCGTACATGATCGCCGGCGCGCTGTACGCGCTGGGTTTCGCCCCGAACTTCCTGGAGCTGCTGCACGTCTACGGCCTCGTGCCGGCGCCCGAGGAAGTGGGCGCCGTCGCGCTCCCGGTCGTGGACCTCGCACTCCCCGCCCCCTTCTTGCTCGCGTTCGCGGCGGTCCTGGGACTGGTCTCGCTGAACGCCGTCTCGACGGCCGCCAGCGGGAGCCTCGAGACGGCCTTTACCATCATCAAGGTGAGCATCCTCGTGGTGTTCGTCGCCTTCGGCGCGACGGCACCGATGTTCTCGACGGCGGAGTTCCAGCCCCTGTTCCCGGCGGATGGAGGCGCGCTGGCAATCCTCCCCGCGATGGGGCTGACGTTCATCGCCTTCGAGGGGTACGACCTCATCACCACGGTCACCGAGGAGGTCGAGAACCCCCGCGAGAACATCCCGAAAGCCATCTTCGTGAGCCTCGCGGTCACGGTGGTCGTCTACCTCGCCGTCGTGACCGTCGCCGTCGGGACCCTGGGTGCACAGGGACTGGCCGAGGCCGGCGAGGCCGGCATCGCGCAGGCGGCGACGTCGTTCATGCCGACGGGGCTGCCCATCATCCAGAACGGCGGAGCCATCATCGTCTTCGGGGCGGTGTTCTCGACGCTGACGGCGCTGAACGCCGTCGTCATCGCCTCCTCGCGGGTCGCCTTCTCGATGGGGCGAGAGGGGCAGTTGCTCCCGTCGTTCGGCCAGATTCACCACCGCTACGGGACGCCGTTCGTCGCCATCGTCGCCTCGGCGGCGGTGATGCTCGGGTCGGTCGTCTTGCCCACCCAGAGCGCCGGTAACATGTCGAGTCTCTTCTTCCTGCTTTCCTTTATCGTCGTCAACGGCTCGGTCATCAAGCTGCGCCGGGAGCGACCCGACATGAACCGACCCTACGAGATGCCGTTCTACCCGGCGCCACCGGTCATCGGCATCGTGTTGAACCTCGTGTTGACCGTCGTGCTGATCGATTTCCTCGTCCGAACCGACCCGCTGGCGCTGGCACTCAGCGGCGCGTGGATCGGGCTGGGCGTGGTCACCTACGTCGCACTGAATCGCCTTCGTACGGACCCGGG
- a CDS encoding response regulator produces MNGTTRLSILHVDDDPDLLDLVKLQLEREGNGVECAVRTESSPRAALDLLRDEETALDCVISDYNMPEMNGIEFLRAVRESHPELPVLLFSGAETGDIAAEIVEVGLTDYLRKGYGLDQYTMLIRRVSHAVESDGAFDPETETELDGVGVVGRDELFDDVDDTYASLYGYSADELTGKHWTELHPEAEVEHIRTHVLPVVERGGKWTGRSEGLRSDDSRFTESKLVTALDDGRLLIAVSELDDSTIRKQA; encoded by the coding sequence ATGAACGGGACCACCCGGCTTTCAATTCTCCACGTCGACGACGACCCCGACCTGCTGGACCTCGTCAAGCTCCAGCTCGAACGGGAGGGAAACGGCGTCGAATGTGCGGTTCGAACCGAGTCGTCCCCGAGGGCGGCCCTCGACCTGCTACGGGACGAGGAGACGGCGCTGGACTGTGTCATCAGCGACTACAACATGCCCGAGATGAACGGCATCGAGTTCCTGCGGGCGGTCCGGGAGTCCCACCCCGAGCTCCCCGTCTTACTGTTCTCGGGCGCGGAGACCGGCGACATCGCCGCCGAAATCGTCGAGGTGGGTCTCACGGACTACCTGCGCAAGGGATACGGGCTGGACCAGTACACGATGTTGATCCGCCGGGTGTCCCACGCCGTCGAGTCCGACGGCGCGTTCGACCCCGAGACGGAGACGGAACTCGACGGCGTCGGCGTCGTCGGGCGGGACGAACTCTTCGACGACGTCGACGACACCTACGCCTCGTTGTACGGCTACTCGGCGGACGAACTCACCGGGAAACACTGGACGGAACTCCATCCCGAGGCGGAGGTCGAGCACATCCGCACGCACGTCCTGCCCGTCGTCGAGCGTGGCGGCAAGTGGACCGGGCGGAGCGAGGGACTCCGCTCGGACGACTCGCGGTTCACGGAGTCGAAACTCGTGACGGCGCTGGACGACGGCCGCCTGCTCATCGCCGTCTCGGAACTCGACGACTCGACGATCCGGAAGCAGGCCTGA
- a CDS encoding cytochrome C oxidase subunit IV family protein gives MDWKGYTLIYVVLFVFATIQAVVEFVGLVDSAYWLAFGVIMVLSVIKAVGVAAYYQHLVSEPRAVTYMILGGTLGAIALTGAAAYSIV, from the coding sequence ATGGACTGGAAAGGCTACACCCTGATATACGTCGTACTGTTCGTGTTCGCGACCATCCAGGCCGTCGTGGAGTTCGTCGGCCTCGTCGACAGCGCGTACTGGCTCGCGTTCGGCGTCATCATGGTGCTGTCGGTCATCAAGGCCGTCGGCGTCGCCGCGTACTACCAACATCTCGTCTCCGAACCGCGCGCGGTCACCTACATGATACTGGGCGGGACGCTCGGTGCCATCGCGCTGACCGGGGCGGCGGCGTACTCCATCGTCTGA
- a CDS encoding cbb3-type cytochrome c oxidase subunit I codes for MSHDHEHGLPPKSSISRWFLTTNHKDIGILYLITALFFLVFGGILALLFRLELLSPGADLLGQMGYNQAVSTHGLLMVFWFISPFAFGFANYLVPLQIGADDLAFPRLNALSYWLYLFSGILVGVSFFQGATFAGGWTMYAPLNTPAYIPGEGLGATSVVLALIMFTAAVTMGSVNFLTTMYRMRAEGLRMRDIPIFSLSINLTVWMMLFAFAALLAALMILASDHVIGTTYFQFANDGTTIGTSAENPGASLLWAHLFWFFGHPEVYIVFFPALGAMAEIFQTFTGRRLVGRKWFIISMVLVAIQSFIVWMHHMFLTGINLPIKTIFMATTIGISLPFDLMVFSLIYTMAKGRVRFKTPFLFALGALLLFIVGGITGVFLGAIVLDYQFRGTYWVVAHFHYVMFGGATALIGALYYWYPKMTGKMYDEFLGKVHFAAFFVGFNLLYFPMFIAWETPRRVFEYPADLTIWHNLSTVGGFILGASMLVMFYNLFVSIWRGEDVGESPWKYASTAEWAVASPPRLENFPGLPSYASGSLEFLDDEEVAERTDRPAGAGVAADGGTASDGGTARNIRAVTAPATATATTHETAGEDHASHASFWPFLVSLGGFVAFLGLSGVRTGSVVYVGMAAVGGLATFGSLVGMTREPFHAPEMAIAERWPFEGVEKMKLGLWTFLASDVVLFGGFIGSYAFVRVAYGWSDWHHDLIPAAHVTMPGLINTYLLLTSSFLVVLAMVAAKREWRGATTASLAGTFALGVGFLVNKGIEWNHLFHIHSEMFPNGWNLSTNIGSSTFYLTTGLHGAHVVVGLVICGYMTIRAWNGAYQGDDKPIEYFGLYWHFVDIVWLFLFPLFYIL; via the coding sequence ATGAGCCACGACCACGAACACGGCCTGCCGCCGAAGTCCTCCATCAGTCGCTGGTTCCTCACGACCAACCACAAGGACATCGGTATCCTCTATCTCATCACCGCGCTGTTCTTCCTCGTCTTCGGCGGCATCCTGGCGCTACTCTTCCGTCTCGAACTGCTGTCTCCCGGGGCGGATCTGCTGGGCCAGATGGGGTACAACCAGGCCGTCTCGACCCACGGCCTGCTGATGGTGTTCTGGTTCATCTCGCCCTTTGCCTTCGGCTTCGCCAACTACCTCGTCCCGCTCCAGATCGGGGCCGACGACCTCGCGTTCCCCCGGCTGAACGCGCTGTCGTACTGGCTCTACCTCTTTTCGGGGATCTTGGTGGGCGTCTCCTTTTTCCAGGGTGCGACGTTCGCCGGCGGGTGGACGATGTACGCGCCGCTGAACACGCCCGCGTACATCCCCGGCGAGGGGCTTGGCGCGACGTCGGTCGTCCTGGCGCTCATCATGTTCACCGCCGCGGTGACGATGGGGTCGGTGAACTTCCTGACGACGATGTACCGCATGCGCGCCGAGGGGCTGCGGATGCGCGACATCCCCATCTTCTCGCTGTCGATCAACCTCACCGTCTGGATGATGCTCTTTGCCTTCGCGGCGCTGCTGGCCGCCCTGATGATCCTGGCGTCGGACCACGTCATCGGGACGACCTACTTCCAGTTCGCCAACGACGGGACGACCATCGGGACGAGCGCGGAGAACCCCGGGGCGTCGTTACTCTGGGCGCACCTGTTCTGGTTCTTCGGCCATCCGGAGGTCTACATCGTGTTCTTCCCGGCCCTGGGCGCGATGGCCGAGATCTTCCAGACGTTCACCGGGCGACGACTGGTCGGGCGCAAGTGGTTCATCATCTCGATGGTGCTCGTGGCCATCCAGTCCTTTATCGTCTGGATGCACCACATGTTCCTGACCGGCATCAACCTGCCGATCAAGACCATCTTCATGGCGACGACCATCGGCATCTCGCTGCCCTTCGACCTGATGGTCTTCTCGCTCATCTACACGATGGCCAAGGGGCGGGTCCGGTTCAAGACGCCGTTCCTGTTCGCGCTCGGGGCCCTGCTGCTCTTTATCGTCGGTGGCATCACCGGCGTCTTCCTCGGGGCCATCGTGCTCGACTACCAGTTCCGGGGCACCTACTGGGTGGTCGCACACTTCCACTACGTGATGTTCGGGGGTGCGACAGCGCTCATCGGGGCGCTGTACTACTGGTACCCGAAGATGACCGGGAAGATGTACGACGAGTTCCTCGGGAAGGTCCACTTCGCGGCGTTCTTCGTCGGCTTCAACCTGCTGTACTTCCCGATGTTCATCGCCTGGGAGACGCCGCGGCGCGTCTTCGAGTACCCCGCGGACCTGACCATCTGGCACAACCTCTCGACGGTCGGCGGGTTCATCCTCGGGGCGAGCATGCTCGTCATGTTCTACAACCTCTTTGTCAGCATCTGGCGCGGCGAAGACGTCGGTGAGAGCCCCTGGAAGTACGCCAGTACCGCCGAGTGGGCCGTCGCCTCGCCCCCGCGACTGGAGAACTTCCCCGGCCTGCCGTCGTACGCGAGCGGGTCGCTCGAGTTCCTCGACGACGAGGAAGTCGCCGAGCGGACCGACAGGCCCGCCGGCGCGGGCGTCGCCGCCGACGGGGGCACGGCCTCGGACGGCGGGACCGCCAGGAACATCCGGGCGGTGACCGCCCCCGCGACGGCGACGGCGACGACCCACGAGACCGCCGGTGAGGACCACGCCAGCCACGCGAGTTTCTGGCCCTTCCTGGTCAGTCTCGGCGGCTTCGTCGCGTTCCTGGGCCTCTCGGGCGTCCGGACCGGGAGCGTCGTCTACGTCGGCATGGCGGCCGTCGGCGGTCTGGCCACCTTCGGGTCGCTGGTCGGGATGACCCGCGAACCGTTCCACGCCCCGGAGATGGCCATCGCCGAACGGTGGCCCTTCGAGGGCGTCGAGAAGATGAAACTCGGGCTGTGGACGTTCCTCGCGAGCGACGTGGTCCTCTTCGGTGGGTTCATCGGGTCCTACGCCTTCGTCCGGGTGGCCTACGGCTGGTCGGACTGGCACCACGACCTCATCCCGGCGGCACACGTGACGATGCCGGGGCTCATCAACACCTACCTGCTGCTCACGTCGAGTTTCCTCGTCGTGCTGGCGATGGTGGCCGCGAAACGCGAGTGGCGCGGGGCGACGACGGCCTCGCTGGCGGGCACCTTCGCGCTCGGCGTCGGCTTCCTCGTCAACAAGGGCATCGAGTGGAACCACCTGTTTCACATCCACAGCGAGATGTTCCCGAACGGCTGGAACCTCTCGACGAACATCGGGTCGTCGACGTTCTACCTGACGACGGGGCTCCACGGGGCCCACGTCGTCGTCGGGCTCGTCATCTGTGGGTACATGACCATCCGCGCCTGGAACGGGGCCTACCAGGGCGACGACAAGCCGATAGAGTACTTCGGGCTCTACTGGCACTTCGTCGACATCGTCTGGCTGTTCCTGTTCCCGCTGTTCTACATCCTGTGA
- the coxB gene encoding cytochrome c oxidase subunit II, translating to MPSDTIAHAVGVPLHGGGVRAPADVFNSIFEVFLVLGTVVGIVVVTYTMYHAIKYRDSGNTDDPYAGTVERPQLGEKPTGGTGGRKVFYSFGISAVIVVSLIAWTYTTLLYIENGPDESQAAIDAIEIEVEGFQFGWNFIYPNGHETNSLIVPQDRVVRLQVTSLDVFHNFGIPELRVKTDALPGQYTTAWFTAPETGEYTAKCYELCGTGHSLMVTSVEVVPQSEYDEWYEGTQSSGNETNGNETAALDAGATNTVGGVPT from the coding sequence ATGCCGAGTGATACGATAGCACACGCCGTGGGGGTACCGCTCCATGGGGGCGGCGTCAGGGCGCCGGCGGACGTGTTCAACAGTATCTTCGAGGTGTTCCTCGTCCTCGGGACGGTCGTGGGCATCGTCGTGGTGACGTACACGATGTACCACGCCATCAAGTACCGGGACTCCGGGAACACGGACGACCCGTACGCGGGCACGGTCGAACGGCCCCAGCTGGGCGAGAAACCCACCGGCGGGACGGGTGGCCGGAAGGTGTTTTACTCGTTCGGAATCAGCGCCGTCATCGTCGTCTCGCTCATCGCGTGGACGTACACGACGCTGCTGTACATCGAGAACGGGCCCGACGAGTCCCAGGCGGCCATCGACGCTATCGAGATAGAGGTCGAGGGGTTCCAGTTCGGGTGGAACTTCATCTATCCCAACGGACACGAGACGAACTCGCTGATCGTGCCCCAGGACCGGGTGGTCAGGTTACAGGTGACGTCCCTGGACGTGTTCCACAACTTCGGGATCCCGGAGTTGCGGGTCAAGACCGACGCACTCCCGGGCCAGTACACCACCGCGTGGTTCACGGCCCCCGAGACCGGCGAGTACACCGCCAAGTGCTACGAGCTGTGTGGGACCGGACACTCGCTGATGGTCACCTCGGTCGAGGTCGTCCCCCAGTCGGAGTACGACGAGTGGTACGAGGGCACGCAGTCGAGCGGTAACGAGACCAACGGGAACGAGACGGCAGCTCTCGACGCCGGAGCGACCAATACGGTCGGAGGTGTCCCGACATGA
- a CDS encoding DUF6789 family protein has product MADTTSSVDDRPVNEESAVGDDNEFDNLAGIIGDGVVGAAGGLVGTAMMSVVFLVAESVGAFDRSAFAVLTELVGLDGLVPEILFGYIIFLGGGMFPWPLLFASLKAYLPGRSDPTSGAFFGAAMWTGFVLAFYTGQSGLSLVLYVALTLVAHVVYGLGLGIVFNYFMTRPDSIV; this is encoded by the coding sequence ATGGCAGATACGACTTCCAGCGTCGACGACCGGCCCGTAAACGAGGAGTCGGCAGTCGGCGACGACAACGAGTTCGACAACCTGGCCGGTATCATCGGTGACGGCGTCGTCGGGGCCGCGGGCGGCCTCGTCGGGACGGCGATGATGAGCGTCGTCTTCCTGGTCGCCGAGTCCGTCGGCGCCTTCGACCGGTCCGCGTTCGCCGTCCTGACGGAACTGGTCGGCCTGGACGGGCTCGTCCCCGAGATACTGTTCGGGTACATCATCTTCCTCGGCGGCGGGATGTTCCCCTGGCCGCTCCTGTTTGCGTCCCTGAAGGCGTACCTCCCCGGGCGGTCCGACCCCACGAGCGGGGCCTTCTTCGGGGCCGCGATGTGGACGGGGTTCGTCCTGGCGTTCTACACGGGCCAGTCCGGCCTCTCGCTGGTCCTGTACGTCGCCCTGACGCTGGTCGCCCACGTCGTCTACGGCCTCGGCCTGGGCATCGTCTTCAACTACTTCATGACGCGCCCGGACTCTATCGTCTGA
- a CDS encoding DUF7557 family protein, translating to MTYTLEISDDLRERLESHLEEDETYEEFITELVAMYETEGAFLQEGYSE from the coding sequence ATGACCTACACGCTCGAAATCAGCGACGACCTGCGAGAACGGCTCGAGAGCCACCTGGAGGAAGACGAGACCTACGAGGAGTTCATCACCGAGCTGGTGGCGATGTACGAGACGGAGGGTGCGTTTCTCCAGGAAGGCTACTCGGAGTGA
- a CDS encoding universal stress protein, with translation MGSILLATDGSEYARTAASRAIELAEERDCPLHVICVVDRQKFDDPALSSAELATIYAEDHAVVTVNEVTQMADGRAVRVEGETKHGVPHETIVAYADEVDADVIVVGEHGDHDRHFSGVGQKIRNGGDYEVVVVEAES, from the coding sequence ATGGGAAGTATCCTCCTTGCCACCGACGGGAGCGAGTACGCACGCACGGCCGCCAGCCGGGCGATCGAACTGGCGGAGGAACGCGACTGCCCGTTGCACGTCATCTGTGTGGTCGACAGACAGAAGTTCGACGACCCCGCGCTCAGCTCCGCCGAGCTGGCGACGATATACGCCGAGGACCACGCCGTCGTCACCGTCAACGAGGTCACCCAGATGGCCGACGGGCGCGCCGTCCGGGTCGAGGGCGAGACGAAACACGGCGTCCCCCACGAGACCATCGTGGCGTACGCCGACGAGGTCGACGCGGACGTCATCGTGGTCGGCGAACACGGCGACCACGACAGGCACTTCTCGGGCGTCGGGCAGAAGATACGGAACGGGGGCGACTACGAAGTGGTCGTCGTCGAGGCGGAGTCCTGA
- a CDS encoding universal stress protein, with protein MYERILMPTDGSDVAAAAAEAALGLAARFDATLHVVHVNELGELPPGAEDDDASALATGARAAIRDVEREARDAGLTVETAIVEAGSSIHEALVTYARRHDVDCLVMGTHGRSGVDRLVFGSVAERTVRDAPVPVLTVHADSVLDPSLPSILVPTDGSDCARAAVDHAIGLADVTGATLHLLHAVDPATVYGDVGAVGFLDSLEEAGADLLADLRAEADDAGLDVETTVTQGTPYRAITDYADEHDVGCIAMGTHGRTGVQRYLLGSVTSRVIRLSETPVLAVPGVRDD; from the coding sequence ATGTACGAGCGGATTCTGATGCCGACGGACGGCAGTGACGTGGCCGCGGCCGCCGCCGAAGCCGCCCTGGGACTCGCTGCACGGTTCGACGCCACGCTTCACGTCGTCCACGTCAACGAACTCGGCGAACTCCCACCGGGGGCCGAAGACGACGACGCGAGCGCGCTCGCGACCGGCGCGAGGGCAGCGATACGCGACGTCGAGCGCGAGGCGAGGGACGCCGGCCTCACAGTCGAGACGGCCATCGTCGAGGCGGGGAGCTCGATCCACGAGGCGCTGGTCACCTACGCCCGGCGCCACGACGTCGACTGTCTCGTGATGGGCACGCACGGCCGGAGCGGGGTCGACCGCCTCGTCTTCGGGAGCGTCGCCGAACGGACCGTCCGCGACGCCCCCGTCCCCGTGCTCACCGTCCACGCGGACTCGGTGCTCGACCCGTCCCTTCCCTCGATACTGGTCCCGACGGACGGCAGCGACTGTGCCCGCGCCGCCGTCGATCACGCCATCGGCCTGGCCGACGTGACCGGCGCGACGCTCCACCTGCTCCACGCGGTCGACCCCGCGACGGTCTACGGCGACGTCGGGGCCGTCGGGTTCCTCGACTCGCTCGAAGAGGCCGGGGCCGACCTCCTCGCAGACCTCCGCGCCGAGGCCGACGACGCCGGCCTCGACGTCGAGACGACGGTGACCCAGGGAACGCCCTACCGGGCCATCACGGACTACGCAGACGAACACGACGTCGGCTGTATCGCGATGGGTACCCACGGTCGGACCGGCGTCCAGCGGTACCTGCTGGGCAGCGTCACCAGTCGCGTCATCCGACTCTCGGAGACGCCGGTGCTCGCCGTCCCCGGGGTCAGGGACGACTAG
- the npdG gene encoding NADPH-dependent F420 reductase — translation MDIALLGGTGDIGQGLALRWAADSTHAVIVGSREAEKAETMAEEYETELDSRDREVTIDGLSNAEAAARADVVVTAVPAYHLTDTIEAVADELGDAILVSPAVGMKRDEDGFHYNRPGAGSVTELAANAAPDDTPVVGAFHNLAAGRLANLDADLDWDTVVVGDDADAKATVSELAEAIDGLRALDAGPLANAAEAEAVTPLLINVARHNERMHDLGVKFW, via the coding sequence ATGGACATCGCGTTACTCGGCGGCACCGGCGACATCGGACAGGGACTGGCGCTGCGCTGGGCGGCCGACTCCACCCACGCGGTCATCGTCGGCTCCCGAGAGGCCGAGAAGGCCGAGACGATGGCCGAGGAGTACGAGACGGAACTCGACAGCCGCGACCGGGAGGTGACCATCGACGGCCTCTCGAACGCGGAGGCCGCCGCGCGGGCCGACGTCGTCGTCACGGCCGTCCCGGCCTACCACCTCACGGACACCATCGAAGCGGTGGCGGACGAGCTCGGCGACGCCATCCTCGTCTCGCCCGCTGTCGGCATGAAACGCGACGAGGACGGCTTCCACTACAACCGCCCCGGCGCCGGCAGCGTCACGGAACTCGCGGCCAACGCCGCGCCCGACGACACGCCGGTGGTCGGTGCGTTCCACAACCTCGCCGCGGGCCGACTGGCCAACCTCGACGCCGACCTGGACTGGGACACCGTGGTCGTCGGCGACGACGCCGACGCGAAAGCGACCGTCAGCGAACTCGCTGAAGCCATCGACGGCCTCCGGGCCCTCGACGCCGGCCCGCTCGCGAACGCCGCCGAGGCGGAAGCGGTCACGCCGCTGCTCATCAACGTCGCCCGCCACAACGAGAGGATGCACGACCTCGGCGTGAAGTTCTGGTAG
- a CDS encoding TIGR01548 family HAD-type hydrolase gives MDVDTVVLDIDGVLVDVAGSYRRAIIESVDRVYGDTIERADIQPFKDAGGFNNDWELTDAAALFVLAGREGDVGTVVEFTDAISERGGGLDAAKAVVNERLDEASADSVFDAWDSERLRDVFQALYLGADLYRDIEGGDPPFEAPGYIHDEPKLVSAETLAALQSRYHVGVVTGRPAAEADIALARVGLDIPDEHRFTMDDWDEGKPHPAALLALAERFDAEQVAFAGDTLDDIQTAVNADAEDDERVYYGIGVLTGGLTGQAGRKKYVWAGASDVVGSVEDLPDLLE, from the coding sequence ATGGACGTAGATACGGTCGTCCTCGACATCGACGGCGTGCTCGTGGACGTGGCCGGCTCCTACCGGCGGGCCATCATCGAGTCCGTCGATCGAGTGTACGGCGACACCATCGAGCGGGCCGACATCCAGCCGTTCAAGGACGCGGGTGGGTTCAACAACGACTGGGAACTGACCGACGCCGCGGCCCTGTTCGTCCTCGCCGGTCGCGAGGGCGACGTCGGGACCGTGGTCGAGTTCACGGACGCAATCTCCGAACGCGGTGGGGGCCTGGACGCCGCGAAAGCCGTCGTCAACGAGCGACTCGACGAGGCGAGCGCCGACAGCGTGTTCGACGCGTGGGACAGCGAGCGCCTGCGTGACGTCTTCCAGGCACTGTACCTCGGAGCGGACCTGTATCGCGACATCGAAGGCGGGGACCCGCCGTTCGAGGCGCCGGGGTACATCCACGACGAACCGAAGCTGGTCTCGGCCGAGACGCTCGCGGCGCTCCAGTCGCGGTACCACGTGGGCGTGGTGACGGGACGGCCGGCCGCCGAGGCCGACATCGCGCTGGCCCGCGTGGGCCTCGACATCCCCGACGAGCATCGCTTCACGATGGACGACTGGGACGAGGGCAAACCCCACCCCGCCGCGCTGCTGGCGCTGGCCGAGCGCTTCGACGCCGAGCAGGTGGCCTTCGCCGGCGACACGCTGGACGACATCCAGACCGCGGTCAACGCCGATGCGGAAGACGACGAGCGGGTCTACTACGGCATCGGCGTCCTGACCGGCGGGCTCACCGGGCAGGCGGGCCGGAAGAAGTACGTTTGGGCGGGGGCCAGCGACGTCGTCGGGTCGGTCGAGGACCTGCCAGACCTGCTCGAGTGA
- a CDS encoding UPF0146 family protein, giving the protein MQDPKTALVSRLAIADTVVEVGVGARPGVVGDLAAAGVSVTATDIEPRPVPDGVRFVVDDVTDPDQSVYAGADVVFARNLPPELHRPALDVARSVGAACWFTTLGGDAPTVPVATEQLPGGVTLYRATGRDGKVLE; this is encoded by the coding sequence GTGCAAGACCCGAAGACGGCGCTGGTATCGCGGCTCGCAATCGCCGACACGGTCGTCGAGGTCGGGGTGGGTGCTCGGCCCGGCGTCGTGGGGGACCTCGCCGCCGCGGGCGTCTCGGTGACGGCGACGGATATCGAGCCGCGACCGGTCCCCGATGGCGTCCGGTTCGTCGTCGACGACGTGACCGACCCCGACCAGTCCGTGTACGCCGGGGCCGACGTCGTCTTCGCGCGGAACCTCCCGCCCGAACTGCACCGGCCCGCGCTGGACGTCGCGCGGTCGGTCGGCGCGGCGTGCTGGTTCACGACGCTCGGCGGCGACGCGCCGACGGTGCCGGTCGCGACCGAGCAACTCCCCGGTGGCGTGACGCTGTACCGGGCGACCGGCAGAGATGGGAAGGTGCTTGAGTGA
- a CDS encoding archaemetzincin family Zn-dependent metalloprotease, translated as MHVDIVPVGEVSAQVKREASDGLRSVYDCEVSMHEPQSIPKGAYDADRDQYRAEELIDLVRRVGSGDKNIGITPMDLFYRRRNYVFGLAYLGGSGSVISTYRLQTSSDGGFSNRSASEIFSARVRKEIVHEIGHTLGLEHCDNKRCVMNFSPTVRQVDVKEASLCGSCQRNVL; from the coding sequence ATGCACGTCGACATCGTACCCGTGGGCGAGGTCTCCGCTCAGGTGAAGCGGGAGGCCTCGGACGGGTTGCGGTCCGTCTACGACTGCGAGGTCTCCATGCACGAACCGCAGTCGATTCCGAAGGGTGCGTACGACGCCGACCGGGACCAGTACCGCGCCGAAGAACTGATAGACCTCGTCCGCCGGGTCGGGTCCGGCGACAAGAACATCGGCATCACCCCGATGGACCTGTTCTACCGCCGCCGCAACTACGTCTTCGGTCTCGCGTATCTGGGTGGCTCCGGGAGCGTCATCTCGACCTATCGCCTGCAGACCTCCTCCGACGGCGGGTTCTCGAACCGCTCTGCCAGCGAAATCTTCTCGGCCAGGGTCCGCAAGGAGATCGTCCACGAGATCGGCCACACGCTCGGCCTAGAGCACTGTGACAACAAGCGCTGCGTGATGAACTTCTCCCCGACTGTCAGGCAGGTCGACGTGAAGGAGGCGTCGCTCTGTGGTTCCTGTCAGCGCAACGTCCTCTGA